The Ketobacter alkanivorans genome includes the window TCATGATTCCGAGGTGGCCACCTTCATCAATTTTGGCCTTGCCAGGGCCTTCTGTTTTCGCTTCAGCGTAGCGATAGCCAAGGTATACCCATGCCTGTTCAATAAGGCGGTATTGGACTCGGGCATTAAAGTCTGTGTAGCCTTCTATTTCATCGAACGCCAATACATCCGGTGCATAGTAAAGGTCGCTGCGCAGGCTGAGGTTAGTGACGGTGGGGATATCCCAGTTTACAAATCCACCTATGCCCAAAGCGGTACCCGATTCGTCGGTACGATCATCATCTATGTAATAGATGCGACCGCCCAGCCCGGCCAGAATTCCACTTTGTTTGTTTACATTATCAGCCACAAAGAAACTGCCATAATACACGTCGCCATTATCTTGATGGTGTAAAAGGCCTGCGCCGATATTCAGTTCAGACTTATCAATCTGGGTGCTGTAATCGAGTGCCACCGCAGCGTTGCTAAGATTCAGATCCAGTGTATGTGAGTACGCAGTCGTAGAGGCAGCCAGGGCAGCTGCAGCCATTAAGCGGAAAACGGATTTCATCATATTTGTGCTCCATCGGGGGTCACGAAGTTACCAGCGGGCAATTATTCATGGGT containing:
- a CDS encoding YfaZ family outer membrane protein, producing MMKSVFRLMAAAALAASTTAYSHTLDLNLSNAAVALDYSTQIDKSELNIGAGLLHHQDNGDVYYGSFFVADNVNKQSGILAGLGGRIYYIDDDRTDESGTALGIGGFVNWDIPTVTNLSLRSDLYYAPDVLAFDEIEGYTDFNARVQYRLIEQAWVYLGYRYAEAKTEGPGKAKIDEGGHLGIMIWF